In Bacillota bacterium, the genomic window CATGGTCCCGATGTACCTCAGGGAGTCAGAGGCCGAGGTCAAGCTCCTTGGCGGGGAGTTGTAAGAGATGAGAATGGAGATAGAGCTGATGACCATGGCTGACCTGGACCGGGTATCAGAGATAGAGCGCCTCTCTTTCTCTTCACCGTGGCCGCGATCGGCATTCGCAGACGAACTCACCCGGAACGAGCAGGCGCAGTACGTCGTGGCGAAGGCGGCAGACGGTGGCGTCATGGGATACGCTGGCATGTGGCTGATATGCGATGAAGCCCACGTGACCAATGTGGCAGTTCACCCCGGCTACCGCCGCAGCGGAGTGGGCCGGGCGATGATGGCGGCCTTGATGCGGTTGGCCCGGGCCAGGGGTGCGCGCCGGATGACACTCGAGGTTAGAGTGTCCAACCATGGCGCGCAAGCGCTATACATGTCTCTCGGTTTTGAGCCTGCGGGGATACGGCCCCGGTACTACGAGGACAACAAGGAGGACGCCCTCATAATGTGGGTGGAGGACCTCGATGCCGCACTTGAGGCCGTGGACTCGTGCGAGGGCCGCGCGGAAGGGAGGCGGCCACTCGGTGTCGATTGACCGGCTCGTCCTCGGAGTCGAGACCAGTTGTGATGAGACGTCCGCCGCAGTGGTGGCGGGCGGGCGCCGCGTGCTGTCGTCTGTTGTCGCATCTCAGATCGATGTACACATGAGGTTCGGTGGAGTCGTCCCGGAGATTGCATCAAGAAAGCACATTGAGGCCATCATCCCTGTCCTGGACGAGGCTGTGACCCGTGCCGGGATCGACAAATCCGAGATTGGCGGAGTTGCGGCCACCTACGGCCCCGGGCTTGTGGGGGCACTCCTCGTGGGACTCTCCGCGGCCAAGGCGATCGCGTTGGGAATCGGGGCTCCGTTTGTGTGCGTGAACCATGTGGAAGGCCACATCTACGCCAACTTCATCGCCCACCCTGGACTCGAGCCACCCGTGCTCTGTCTTACAGTCTCGGGAGGGCACACGGAACTGATTCTCATGCAGGCCCACGGAGAGTATGAGGTTCTCGGCAGGACTCGGGACGACGCGGCCGGAGAGGCGTTCGACAAGGTCGCCCGCGTCATGGGCCTCCCATACCCGGGCGGACCAGCCCTCGAGCGTCTGGCAAGAGATGGTGACCCTGAAGCCATAGAGTTCCCAAGGTCTCACGTGGCAGGGAGCCCTATGGATTTCAGTTTCAGCGGGCTCAAGACCGCTGTCATCAACTACCTGCACCGGGCGGAGCTGAGGGGCGACGAGGTCAACCTTCCAGACGTAGCAGCCGCGTTTCAGAAGGCTGTGGTGAGTGTCCTCGTGGACAGAGTCCGGCTCGCCGTGGTCGCCGCTGGGGTCCCCCGAGTCGCGGTCTCCGGCGGGGTGGCGGCCAACCTGGCGCTCAGGTCAGCGTTGGAGGCGGAAGGTGCTGCGTGTGGCTTCTCTGTGCTTTACCCGCCATTGGAGTTGTGCACCGACAATGCCGCGATGATTGCATCCGCAGGTTTCTTCCGGCTCGAGCGGGGTATCGTATCCCCGATGTCTGCCAACGCCGAACCTGGGGCCAGGCTGCCACGTTCGGGAGGATAAGAAGACAGGCACGTCGAATTGTGACGGATGAAGAGAGAACGCGTGCCGGAGGCTTTGAACATGACCGGTTCAGAGAATGGTGTCATCAGGGGATTCGATGCCGGAACCACGCGCCGGCCCAGCCGGAAGTGGGCTGTTGTGGTTCTTCTTGTTTTCGCGGTTTTCGCTGTCTCCGGTTACCTGACTCTGAGGTGGGCTACGGCCCTTCCAACTCCCGGCGACTCCCTGAATATTCTGCTGTTGGGAGAGGACATAACATACGCGCCGAACGGCACTGCCCAGGATGGCCCAGGCAGGACCGACACAATGATTCTAATGGTCGTGCCCAGGCGAGGGACAGGGGCCACTCTCATTTCCATCCCCCGTGACACCCTGGTGAGCCTACCCGGGCACGGGGTACGCCGGATCAATGCCGCCACGATTCTCGGCGGTACTGCCTTGGCCAGGGCCGCAGTGTCCAACCTTCTCGGCTTGGAAGTGCACAGGCACATGATTGTGGACTTCAACGGGTTCGAGAAGATCGTGGATGCGGTGGGAGGCGTCGAGATCGTGGTCGACAAGCGCATGAAGTACACTGATGTGGCGGGAGGGTACTCCATAGACCTTGCGCCCGGGGTTCACATGATGGACGGGCGAACCGCCCTCAGCTATGTTCGATATCGTCACGATGCACTGGGTGACATTTCTCGAGCCGGCAGGCAGCAGCAGTTCATGAAGGCCGTCCTGGGCAAGCTCGCTTCCTGGGAAGGATTGCGGGAGTCACGGCGCATTCTCTCCATCGTGCGTGAATACACGCAGACGGATCTCACCACCCGCGAGATGGTGGCGATCGGGTGGCGGTTCCGAGCGCTGGGAGGCACCGTGCTCGAGACCGCGACCCTCCCCGGGCGGTTCCGGGGGGCTTACTGGGAGCCGGACCCGGAAGGTATCCGAGCCCTGGTTCAGTCTGTGCGCTCACCCAAGTGAGGTCCATCGAAAGGGGAACTATCATGCGAGTCGATGTTTCCTTGGCGCCCGGGGAAATCACGGCGAAAGACGCACAGCACTCTGTTGTGGTGGTCATAGACGTACTCAGAGCCACCAGCACCATAGCGATTGCTCTCGCCAACGGGTGCGAGGAGGTTATCCCGACGGAGAGCATAGAAGAAGCCATCACCATAGCCCGGGGCTACCAGCGATCCGACTACCTACTGGGCGGTGAGCGCAAGGGCGAGATGGTGAACGGGTTCGACCTCGGCAACTCCCCGCTTGAGTACACCCCAGCGAGAGTGCAAGGCAAGAAGATAATCCTGACGACGACCAACGGGACACGGGTCATCAAGGAATACTGTGCGGCCCGGGACATTCTGATTGGGTCCTTCCTGAACGCGGATGCAGTTGTCGATGCGTGTATCCAGCATGGCGCGGATGTGGTCCTTGCGTGTGCAGGCCGAGAGGGACGGTTCGGGATGGAAGACGCGCTGTGCGCGGGTCTTCTGGCGTCATCACTCGCGGTGCGGGCACGGGCGGACCTCTCGGACTCAGCGCGCGCCGCGGCCGTGCTGTATGATAGAGGCAAGCCATCTTTGACGGACGAGTTCCTCCGGAGCGAACACGGGGCCTACCTCGCGAGCATAGGGTTCGAGGAGGACGTCAGGATGTGCGCAGACATATCGCGGCTGGACGTGGTTCCGAAGGTATTCGATCGGAGGGTCATCCGCAGGTCCACAACGTCGCAGAGGAGTGAGTAGGCCTCATGCATGATGTATCAGCGGATGGCGTGGTCACGTGGGAGGACGTGTGTGCTTGCGGTGGGTGTCCGAGCCAGGAGAGGATGGCGAGGGGTCCGATCGCAGTGATCGAGTGTCTGCAGGAGATACCGTGTAACCCCTGTGAGACCGGGTGCCCTTTCGGAGCTATCACCGTGGGAGATCCCATAACCCGTCTTCCAGTCCTTGATGCTGAGGCATGCCGAGGGTGCGGAAGATGCATCCCAGCCTGCCCCGGGCTTGCCATCTTCATGGTGGACATGAGCAAGCCAGGCGGGTCTGCCACCGTATCCTTCCCCTATGAGTATCTCCCTGTACCGGAGGCAGGGGATCACGTCAGGGCGACTGACCGGGCAGGCCGAGAGATCTGCGACGCAAAGGTGGTCGACGTGAAAAGGCCGAAGAGTTACAATAAGACTGCGGTGATAACTATAGAGGTTCCGAAAGCCCTGGCCCACGAGGCACGGGGGATCGCGTTGGCGTGGCGGCAGCGCTGATCTGGGCCATCGGCTACTCGGACGAGTTGTCACCCCGGCAGGTCAAGAACAGACAGGCCGGTCCCGGCCGCGAAAAGGGGACCGGCCTTTCAGGTTGACAAGGGAGGCGTAGGGCGGATGCCAGTGCAGGGCGGAGCGAGCATCACAGACGACATCCAGGAAGTCATTGTCTCGAAGGAGCAGATCGACGAGAAGGTCGGAGCACTTGGGCGCCAAATATCTCAGGATTACGAAGGATCGGAGCTTCTCCTGGTCTGTATCCTCAAGGGCGCTCTGGTTTTCACGGCTGATCTCATGAGGAGCATCACCGTACCGATACACACTGACTTCATGGCAGTCACGAGTTACGGGGCGGCTACGAGGTCGTCTGGTGTTGTGAAGATAGTCAAAGACCTCGATATTCCTATTGAAGGCAAACATGTGTTGATAGTGGAAGATATTATCGACACTGGGCTCACTCTGAACTACCTCCTTTCAAACCTCAGGAGCCGAAAACCAGCGTCTGTCCGGGTCTGCACTCTCCTGGACAAGCCTGAGCGGCGCGAAGTGCCCATCACTCCCGACTATAACGGGTTCTCCATTCCAGACAGGTTTGTGGTGGGGTACGGTCTGGACTACCGGGAGAAATACCGGAACCTGCCCTTCGTCGGGGTCCTGAAGGAGTACGTGTGGAATGGGGGGGCATCCAAATGAACTCCCCCCGTGTGCTCGTGATGGATTTCGGATCTCAGTATGTGAACCTCATAGCCCGCCGGGTCCGGGAGCTGCGGGTCCACTGCGAGATCGTGCCTCACTCTTTGAGTGCGGAGGAGATGGCGAGAACGCTTCCCTCTGCGATCATCATGTCGGGTGGACCTGCAAGCGTATATGAGCAGACTGCCCCAAAGTGCGATCCTGGGATCTTCGACCTCGAGATTCCAGTGCTCGGGATCTGTTATGGAATGCAGCTTGCGGTCATGGCCCTAGGCGGCGAGGTCAGGAGGGCTGAGAGACGCGAGTACGGGCCGGCGGAAGTGGAATTGGACCCGGAATGCCAGCTCTTCGATGGTGTTCCGTCGCCTACTTCAGTGTGGATGAGCCACGGGGACTCCGTTGCCTCACTCCCCCCGGGGTTCCGAGTTGCCGCCCGGTCCGCCAACACCCCCGTCGCCGCGATCGAGGATCCGCAGAGGCGAATCTATGGAGTGCAGTTCCACCCCGAGGTTGTGCACACCGCCCACGGCCGCGAAATCCTCGCGAACTTCCTCTTGCGTATCTCGGGGCTGCCGGGTGATTGGACTCCTGGATCATTCATCGAGGAAACCATCGCGGCCATCAGGAGGCAGATCGGTGACGATCGCGCGGTCTGCGCCCTATCCGGCGGGGTGGACTCGTCTGTCGCGGCCCTTCTTACGGCGCGTGCCATCGGCGACCGGCTCACTTGCATCTTTGTCAATCACGGCCTCCTCAGGAAAGGAGAACCCGAGGAGGTGGAGAAGGTCTTCCGGGGCCACTTCCACCTGAATCTCGTGGTGGTGGACGCACGCGAGAGGTTTCTTTCCAGGCTCGCAGGGATCGAAGATCCTGAGGCTAAACGGCGGGTGATCGGCGAGGAGTTCATAAGGGTCTTCGAGGAGGAGGCGGCTCGCCTGGGCGACTTGCGGTTCTTAGTCCAGGGCACCCTTTACCCCGATGTGATAGAGAGCACTGCCAAGGACACGGGTCCGGCCGCCAAGATCAAGACCCATCACAACGTCGGGGGACTTCCTGAGGACCTCAAGTTCGAACTGGTGGAGCCTCTGCGCCTTCTCTTCAAGGATGAGGTAAGGCTGATCGGTGCAGAGCTCGGGCTTCCCGATACGATACTTGGAAGGCACCCGTTCCCAGGCCCTGGGCTGGCAGTCAGGGCTCTAGGAGAGGTGACGGCGGAGCGGATCGAGATTCTCCGGGAGGCGGATGCGATAGTCACGGAGGAGATCAGCCGGGCGGGGCTCTATTCCGACGTGTGGCAGGCGTTTGCGGTTCTTCCCACCGGACGGAGTGTCGGTGTGATGGGAGACGGCCGCACTTACTCGTACTTCGTCGTGGTCCGCGCTGTTGTGAGCGAGGATGGCATGACTGCGGACTGGGCCAGGCTCCCCCATTCCGTCCTCGAGAGGATCTCTTCCAGGATTGTCAACGAGGTCGCAGGGGTGAACCGGGTAGTCTATGACATCACCTCCAAGCCACCTGCGACCATCGAATGGGAGTAGGGAACGAACTTGGCTCTGTATGTGAACGATGAGGGGGTGGGCTCCGTCCCCACACCCCAGGCCACTGCGGTAGGCAAGTCCATACTTGCCGACCTCTCGCTCCTAGGCATCTGTGTCATATGGGGGACCAGTTTTGCGATAGTCAAGTCAGTCGTCCGAGGGTTCGACCCCGCTGCATTCATAGCGGCCAGGTTTATCGTGGCAACGCTGCTCATAGGTATTGTGGCAGGGCCGCGACTCCGCCGGCTAAGCCTCCGGACTCTGGCGGCTGGAGCTGTTCTTGCGGTGCCCCTGTTCGTTGGGTTTCTCACGCAGACCCTGGGCCTGGCCGCAACCACTGCGTCGAAAGCCGGGTTCATCACTGGCATGCACGTTGCCTTCACCCCATTTCTCGCCTTCGTCGTACTCGGCAAGCGGGTCCGAGTCTGGGCGGCGATCGGAGTCTCCATGGCTGTAGTGGGCCTCGGAATGCTGAGTCTGGATGGTTCGGTCAGGCCGGCCCAAGGTGATCTTCTCGTCTTGGCCTGCGCCTTTGCTTTTGCAGTCCACATTGTCCTTCTGGGCAAGTACTCGCCCCAGTCTGACGGCGTCCTCTTAGCTTTCACGCAGATGGCGTGGGTCACCGTGATCGCC contains:
- the rimI gene encoding ribosomal protein S18-alanine N-acetyltransferase, encoding MRMEIELMTMADLDRVSEIERLSFSSPWPRSAFADELTRNEQAQYVVAKAADGGVMGYAGMWLICDEAHVTNVAVHPGYRRSGVGRAMMAALMRLARARGARRMTLEVRVSNHGAQALYMSLGFEPAGIRPRYYEDNKEDALIMWVEDLDAALEAVDSCEGRAEGRRPLGVD
- a CDS encoding DMT family transporter, encoding MALYVNDEGVGSVPTPQATAVGKSILADLSLLGICVIWGTSFAIVKSVVRGFDPAAFIAARFIVATLLIGIVAGPRLRRLSLRTLAAGAVLAVPLFVGFLTQTLGLAATTASKAGFITGMHVAFTPFLAFVVLGKRVRVWAAIGVSMAVVGLGMLSLDGSVRPAQGDLLVLACAFAFAVHIVLLGKYSPQSDGVLLAFTQMAWVTVIACMFAGPDLRDLAGFGREAALSAVYLGATGTALAYLVQTVAQKYTPPTRAALIFQMEPVLAALFANLWLGEAMSARQFAGAGLILAGILVCQVGDLRFAREG
- the guaA gene encoding glutamine-hydrolyzing GMP synthase, with the translated sequence MNSPRVLVMDFGSQYVNLIARRVRELRVHCEIVPHSLSAEEMARTLPSAIIMSGGPASVYEQTAPKCDPGIFDLEIPVLGICYGMQLAVMALGGEVRRAERREYGPAEVELDPECQLFDGVPSPTSVWMSHGDSVASLPPGFRVAARSANTPVAAIEDPQRRIYGVQFHPEVVHTAHGREILANFLLRISGLPGDWTPGSFIEETIAAIRRQIGDDRAVCALSGGVDSSVAALLTARAIGDRLTCIFVNHGLLRKGEPEEVEKVFRGHFHLNLVVVDARERFLSRLAGIEDPEAKRRVIGEEFIRVFEEEAARLGDLRFLVQGTLYPDVIESTAKDTGPAAKIKTHHNVGGLPEDLKFELVEPLRLLFKDEVRLIGAELGLPDTILGRHPFPGPGLAVRALGEVTAERIEILREADAIVTEEISRAGLYSDVWQAFAVLPTGRSVGVMGDGRTYSYFVVVRAVVSEDGMTADWARLPHSVLERISSRIVNEVAGVNRVVYDITSKPPATIEWE
- the tsaD gene encoding tRNA (adenosine(37)-N6)-threonylcarbamoyltransferase complex transferase subunit TsaD; this encodes MDRLVLGVETSCDETSAAVVAGGRRVLSSVVASQIDVHMRFGGVVPEIASRKHIEAIIPVLDEAVTRAGIDKSEIGGVAATYGPGLVGALLVGLSAAKAIALGIGAPFVCVNHVEGHIYANFIAHPGLEPPVLCLTVSGGHTELILMQAHGEYEVLGRTRDDAAGEAFDKVARVMGLPYPGGPALERLARDGDPEAIEFPRSHVAGSPMDFSFSGLKTAVINYLHRAELRGDEVNLPDVAAAFQKAVVSVLVDRVRLAVVAAGVPRVAVSGGVAANLALRSALEAEGAACGFSVLYPPLELCTDNAAMIASAGFFRLERGIVSPMSANAEPGARLPRSGG
- a CDS encoding LCP family protein — encoded protein: MTGSENGVIRGFDAGTTRRPSRKWAVVVLLVFAVFAVSGYLTLRWATALPTPGDSLNILLLGEDITYAPNGTAQDGPGRTDTMILMVVPRRGTGATLISIPRDTLVSLPGHGVRRINAATILGGTALARAAVSNLLGLEVHRHMIVDFNGFEKIVDAVGGVEIVVDKRMKYTDVAGGYSIDLAPGVHMMDGRTALSYVRYRHDALGDISRAGRQQQFMKAVLGKLASWEGLRESRRILSIVREYTQTDLTTREMVAIGWRFRALGGTVLETATLPGRFRGAYWEPDPEGIRALVQSVRSPK
- a CDS encoding 2-phosphosulfolactate phosphatase, with product MRVDVSLAPGEITAKDAQHSVVVVIDVLRATSTIAIALANGCEEVIPTESIEEAITIARGYQRSDYLLGGERKGEMVNGFDLGNSPLEYTPARVQGKKIILTTTNGTRVIKEYCAARDILIGSFLNADAVVDACIQHGADVVLACAGREGRFGMEDALCAGLLASSLAVRARADLSDSARAAAVLYDRGKPSLTDEFLRSEHGAYLASIGFEEDVRMCADISRLDVVPKVFDRRVIRRSTTSQRSE
- a CDS encoding 4Fe-4S binding protein; this encodes MHDVSADGVVTWEDVCACGGCPSQERMARGPIAVIECLQEIPCNPCETGCPFGAITVGDPITRLPVLDAEACRGCGRCIPACPGLAIFMVDMSKPGGSATVSFPYEYLPVPEAGDHVRATDRAGREICDAKVVDVKRPKSYNKTAVITIEVPKALAHEARGIALAWRQR
- the hpt gene encoding hypoxanthine phosphoribosyltransferase, coding for MPVQGGASITDDIQEVIVSKEQIDEKVGALGRQISQDYEGSELLLVCILKGALVFTADLMRSITVPIHTDFMAVTSYGAATRSSGVVKIVKDLDIPIEGKHVLIVEDIIDTGLTLNYLLSNLRSRKPASVRVCTLLDKPERREVPITPDYNGFSIPDRFVVGYGLDYREKYRNLPFVGVLKEYVWNGGASK